One region of Citrus sinensis cultivar Valencia sweet orange chromosome 6, DVS_A1.0, whole genome shotgun sequence genomic DNA includes:
- the LOC102615514 gene encoding uncharacterized protein LOC102615514 isoform X3 yields MSKWKVHQSASPSFSNEDFPPLDVNLVSSSKGGHIDKMKTRIDLGPGQKTDIIVSTQLEDSPPSNYVSQHDDSSPSAPLWNKEMKHAHANASPSKRNYFKHESDAKKWDSSHRLHNDGPFDICLSRRRNFRMEKENECRQIVDWTREGILRPGMVLLKHYLTIREQILIVRTCQELGNGPGGFYQPGYNDGAKLRLRMMCLGLDWDPQTRKYGKKRQVDGCEPSVIPCEFKQLVQRSMSEAHALIKMDSKVSNVEDILPALSPDICIVNFYNTSGRLGLHQDRDESRYSLKKGLPVVSFSVGDSAEFLYGDERDANKAEKVLLESGDVLIFGGESRHVFHGVSSINPNSAPGALLENTMLRPGRLNLTFRQY; encoded by the exons ATGTCGAAGTGGAAAGTGCACCAATCTGCTTCCCCTTCCTTTTCCAATGAGGATTTTCCCCCTCTGGATGTGAATCTTGTTTCTAGTTCTAAGGGTGGACACATCGATAAGATGAAAACAAGGATTGATTTGGGACCAGGGCAAAAGACAGACATTATTGTTTCAACGCAGCTTGAGGACTCACCTCCTTCAAATTATGTGAGCCAGCATGACGACTCTTCTCCTTCTGCTCCTTTATGGAACAAGGAGATGAAGCATGCACATGCTAATGCATCGCCATCTAAGCGAAACTACTTCAAACATGAGTCAGATGCCAAGAAGTGGGATTCTTCTCATCGTTTGCACAATGATGGACCATTTGATATCTGCTTGTCGAGGAGGAGAAATTTCagaatggaaaaagaaaatgagtgcAGACAGATTGTGGATTGGACTAGGGAAGGAATTCTGAGGCCTGGAATGGTTCTTCTGAAACATTACCTTACAATTCGTGAACAG ATTCTAATAGTGAGAACTTGTCAAGAACTCGGCAATGGCCCTGGTGGGTTTTATCAACCTGGATACAATGATGGAGCAAAACTTCGTTTGCGCATGATGTGCCTGGGGCTTGATTGGGATCCTCAGACAAGAAAATATGGCAAAAAGCGGCAGGTTGACGGTTGTGAGCCGTCTGTTATTCCTTGTGAATTTAAGCAGTTGGTTCAAAGATCAATGTCTGAAGCACATGCGCTTATCAAAATGGATTCCAAAGTAAGCAACGTGGAAGACATACTTCCTGCATTGTCTCCAGACATATGCATTGTTAACTTCTACAATACCAGTGGGCGACTTGGTCTTCACCAG GACCGTGACGAAAGCAGATACAGTCTCAAGAAGGGGTTACCTGTTGTATCCTTCAGTGTAGGCGACTCAGCAGAATTCCTTTATGGAGATGAGAGGGATGCGAACAAGGCAGAGAAAGTACTACTAGAATCAGGAGATGTACTAATATTTGGTGGGGAGTCTAGACATGTATTTCATGGAGTGTCATCCATCAACCCCAACTCAGCTCCTGGAGCTCTACTAGAAAACACTATGCTTCGTCCTGGCCGCCTAAATCTAACCTTTAGACAATACTGA
- the LOC102615236 gene encoding alanine--glyoxylate aminotransferase 2 homolog 3, mitochondrial translates to MQRFAARRVLSETNSLRLPQRCFFSQLAQKEESSLNEHETFLPRMPPFDYSPPPYDGPSADEILAKRKTFLSPSLFHLYSKPLNVVDGKMQYLFDENGRRYLDAFGGIATVCCGHCHPYVVDSIVNQIKRIQHSTVLYLNHAIADFAEALASKMPGNLKVVFFTNSGTEANELAIMMARLYTGCNDIISLRNAYHGNAAGTMGATAQSNWKFNVVQTGVHHALNPDPYRGVFGADGEMYAKDVQDLIDFGTSGHVAGFLSESIQGVGGIIELAPGYLPAVYKSIKKAGGLCIADEVQAGFARTGSHFWGFEAHGVVPDIVTMAKGIGNGIPLGAVVTTPEIAEVLTRRNYFNTFGGNPVCTAAGHAVLKVIQKDKLQNNAHVVGSYLKEKLTALKDKYGIIGDVRGRGFLLGVEFVTDRQLKTPAKTETLYIMDKMKEMGVLVGKGGFYGNVFRITPPLCFTKEDADYLVDVMDYSLSKM, encoded by the exons ATGCAGAGATTCGCAGCCCGAAGGGTTTTATCGGAAACAAATTCTCTCCGTCTGCCGCAGCGCTGCTTCTTCTCTCAGCTAGCACAGAAGGAAGAATCATCTCTGAACGAACATGAAACTTTTCTCCCGAGAATGCCCCCGTTCGATTATTCTCCCCCTCCCTACGACGGTCCGTCCGCCGATGAGATCCTCGCCAAACGCAAGACTTTTCTCAGCCCTTCATTGTTCCACTTGTACAGCAAACCC CTGAACGTGGTGGATGGGAAGATGCAGTATTTGTTCGACGAAAACGGCCGTAGATACCTGGACGCCTTCGGAGGGATTGCTACGGTCTGTTGCGGACACTGCCATCCTTATGTGGTCGACTCAATCGTCAACCAAATCAAGCGCATACAACACTCCACTGTGCTTTATCTCAACCATGCAATCGCTGATTTCGCCGAGGCGTTAGCCTCCAAAATGCCTGGCAATCTTAAG GTGGTTTTCTTTACAAATTCGGGAACGGAAGCGAATGAGTTGGCGATAATGATGGCAAGATTATATACTGGATGCAATGATATAATATCACTGAGAAACGCCTATCATGGAAACGCAGCTGGAACTATGGGCGCCACTGCTCAGTCCAACTGGAAATTTAACGTTGTTCAG ACTGGCGTTCATCATGCCTTGAACCCCGACCCATACAGAGGAGTGTTTGGTGCAGATGGCGAAATGTATGCTAAAGATGTTCAAGATCTCATTGACTTTGGAACTTCTGGGCATGTTGCTGGTTTCCTTTCTGAATCTATTCAG GGAGTGGGTGGCATTATAGAGTTGGCCCCAGGTTACCTGCCTGCGGTTTATAAAAGCATTAAGAAAGCGGGAGGCCTTTGTATAGCTGATGAGGTTCAGGCTGGATTTGCCCGAACAGGGAGCCATTTCTGGGGATTTGAGGCCCATGGTGTTGTTCCTGACATTGTGACAATGGCAAAG GGCATTGGAAATGGCATCCCCCTTGGTGCAGTAGTAACTACTCCAGAGATTGCAGAGGTCTTGACTCGCCGCAATTACTTCAACACCTTTGGTGGGAATCCTGTATGTACAGCTGCAGGGCACGCTGTTTTGAAAGTGATCCAGAAAGATAAGCTTCAGAATAATGCACATGTTGTCGGATcctatttgaaagaaaaactaaCTGCACTCAAGGATAAATATGGAA TAATTGGAGATGTGAGGGGAAGGGGATTTTTGCTTGGAGTTGAATTTGTCACTGATCGCCAATTGAAAACACCTGCTAAAACTGAAACTCTGTATATAATGGACAAAATGAAAG AAATGGGAGTATTGGTCGGCAAAGGTGGATTCTATGGAAACGTTTTCAGAATTACTCCTCCTCTTTGCTTCACAAAAGAAGATGCTG ATTACCTTGTAGATGTTATGGACTACTCACTGTCGAAGATGTGA